One Roseburia rectibacter DNA window includes the following coding sequences:
- a CDS encoding 2-oxoacid:acceptor oxidoreductase family protein → MYPAVTLPVTNEYGYFEIRLESIGGLGANLCGKMLGELGALYLSLNSLSFSSYGSEKRGSPVKSYIRWSPASTPLRINSPVLRPHVLGIFHEGLIGTYPVLDGISADTKIVLNTPLSCDEAAEKYNISIGTLYCLDALSIAMKSRSRINMVMLGAIARACPFIPMESVESLCKNTVGKKYPALIEANLLGLKMGYEKTSEQKLSHRSKHASDMTLDSPASSALAKETYVWGYKNAPIGGINTRPGSTVSNDLSPSREGYIPLFLQERCINCGLCDSTCPDMVFQFAPGTYKGKKSMVNKGLDYRHCKGCLRCVDVCPTHALVKALEKDYPEKPYSMPDQDLLPAGIQYQKTGANSWITSDSYLDEKRIDGGIV, encoded by the coding sequence ATGTACCCAGCTGTAACACTCCCTGTCACAAATGAATACGGTTATTTTGAAATACGGTTAGAGAGTATCGGCGGTCTCGGCGCAAATCTCTGTGGAAAAATGCTCGGCGAACTCGGTGCCTTATACCTTTCCTTAAACTCCTTGAGTTTTTCCAGCTACGGTTCCGAAAAACGCGGTTCGCCGGTAAAATCCTATATCCGCTGGAGTCCTGCTTCCACCCCGCTTCGCATCAACAGTCCTGTCTTAAGACCGCATGTACTTGGCATTTTCCACGAAGGACTGATCGGTACTTATCCGGTATTAGACGGAATTTCCGCCGACACAAAAATTGTTCTAAATACACCTTTGTCATGCGATGAAGCGGCAGAAAAATACAATATTTCTATTGGAACACTATATTGTCTGGACGCACTCTCTATCGCCATGAAATCCAGATCCCGCATCAACATGGTCATGCTCGGGGCAATCGCCAGAGCCTGTCCCTTTATCCCGATGGAATCTGTCGAATCACTCTGCAAAAATACGGTTGGGAAAAAATATCCGGCTCTGATCGAAGCAAACCTGCTTGGTTTAAAAATGGGGTATGAAAAAACTTCCGAACAAAAACTTTCCCATAGATCCAAACACGCCTCTGACATGACCTTAGACTCCCCAGCCTCCTCTGCTCTCGCAAAAGAGACCTATGTCTGGGGATATAAAAATGCTCCGATCGGCGGGATCAATACGCGTCCCGGAAGCACCGTATCAAACGATCTCTCCCCGTCCCGTGAAGGTTATATTCCTCTCTTTCTGCAGGAACGTTGTATCAACTGCGGACTGTGTGACTCCACCTGCCCGGATATGGTATTTCAGTTTGCTCCTGGCACTTATAAAGGAAAAAAATCCATGGTAAACAAGGGGCTTGATTACCGGCACTGCAAAGGATGTCTGCGCTGTGTCGATGTCTGTCCGACACATGCCCTCGTAAAGGCACTTGAAAAAGATTACCCGGAAAAACCATATTCTATGCCGGATCAGGATCTGCTGCCTGCAGGCATCCAGTATCAGAAGACAGGTGCAAACTCCTGGATCACCAGTGATTCTTATCTTGATGAAAAACGTATTGACGGAGGTATCGTATAA
- the pstC gene encoding phosphate ABC transporter permease subunit PstC — MNHIKEKVMEGVFLFTAVISIIAVALICVFLFANGFPAMQKIGVWQFLSGKVWKPTNNIFGIFPMILGSIYVTGGALLIGVPIGILMSIFMARFCPEKLYRILKPIVDLLAGIPSIVYGFFGLVVLVPFIREHFKGNGNSILTASILLGIMILPTIIGVSESAIRAVENSYYEGALALGATHERSVFTVIVPAAKSGIMAAVVLGVGRAIGETMAVMMVAGNQARVPSSIFKGVRTLTANIVMEMGYATDLHREALIATGVVLFVFILIINVSFSILKRRTKDN, encoded by the coding sequence ATGAATCATATCAAAGAAAAAGTAATGGAAGGCGTTTTCCTCTTTACGGCAGTCATATCCATTATCGCGGTAGCCTTAATCTGTGTGTTCTTGTTTGCAAACGGATTTCCGGCAATGCAGAAAATCGGCGTATGGCAGTTCTTGTCGGGAAAAGTGTGGAAACCGACGAATAACATATTCGGAATCTTTCCGATGATCTTAGGAAGTATTTATGTAACCGGAGGAGCTCTCCTGATCGGTGTTCCGATCGGAATTCTGATGTCGATCTTTATGGCACGTTTCTGTCCGGAAAAACTGTACCGGATATTAAAACCGATCGTGGATCTCTTAGCAGGTATTCCTTCGATCGTATACGGATTTTTCGGTCTGGTTGTGTTAGTTCCATTTATCAGAGAGCATTTTAAAGGAAATGGAAACAGTATCTTAACAGCGTCGATCCTGCTTGGAATTATGATCCTGCCGACAATCATAGGTGTATCAGAATCAGCGATCCGTGCCGTGGAAAACAGCTATTATGAAGGAGCACTTGCACTTGGTGCAACACATGAGAGAAGTGTTTTTACTGTAATCGTTCCAGCAGCAAAATCCGGTATTATGGCAGCGGTCGTGCTCGGTGTCGGACGTGCGATTGGTGAGACAATGGCGGTTATGATGGTTGCAGGAAACCAGGCAAGGGTGCCATCGAGTATTTTTAAAGGAGTCCGTACCTTAACGGCAAATATTGTAATGGAAATGGGATACGCAACGGATCTTCACCGGGAAGCATTGATCGCAACCGGTGTGGTACTGTTTGTGTTTATCCTCATCATCAATGTCTCTTTCTCTATTTTAAAGAGACGTACAAAGGATAATTAG
- a CDS encoding substrate-binding domain-containing protein: MKKKVMCMLLTGMMAASMIAGCGNSGNASANAGADTNTDASTDASGAADNSTDQSADVTPDTTAASAAAESGDFDNSEYINVVSREDGSGTRGAFIELFGVEEKNDAGEKIDNTTDEAIITNSTDVMLTTVAGDEYSIGYVSLGSLNDSVKAVSIDGAEATVDNIKSGNYTIARPFNIATKGTPSDVAQDFINFIMSADGQAVISDNKYIPVDDGAAAFESNGASGKIVVAGSSSVTPVMEKLKEAYAAVNSGAEIEIQESDSTTGMTAAMDGTCDIGMASRELKDSETEGGLTATVIAMDGIAVIVNNDNPTADLSKDTVKGIYTGEITSWDGVTE, translated from the coding sequence ATGAAAAAGAAAGTAATGTGTATGTTATTAACAGGTATGATGGCAGCCAGTATGATCGCAGGTTGTGGTAACAGTGGAAATGCAAGTGCAAATGCAGGAGCAGATACAAATACAGATGCAAGCACAGACGCATCAGGCGCTGCAGATAATTCCACAGATCAGTCAGCAGATGTCACACCAGATACGACAGCAGCAAGTGCGGCAGCAGAATCCGGAGATTTTGACAACAGTGAGTACATCAACGTTGTATCCCGTGAGGATGGTTCCGGTACAAGAGGCGCTTTCATCGAGCTGTTCGGTGTAGAAGAGAAAAACGATGCCGGTGAGAAAATCGATAATACAACAGATGAAGCGATCATTACAAACAGTACGGATGTTATGTTAACAACTGTTGCAGGTGATGAATACTCGATCGGATATGTATCACTTGGTTCCTTAAATGACAGTGTAAAAGCAGTTTCCATCGATGGAGCAGAAGCTACCGTAGATAATATTAAGAGCGGGAATTACACGATCGCAAGACCGTTTAATATTGCAACAAAAGGAACACCAAGTGATGTAGCACAGGATTTTATCAACTTCATCATGAGCGCAGACGGACAGGCAGTTATTTCTGATAACAAATACATCCCGGTAGATGACGGTGCAGCAGCATTTGAGTCAAACGGCGCAAGTGGAAAAATCGTTGTAGCAGGATCTTCTTCCGTAACACCTGTTATGGAAAAATTAAAAGAGGCATATGCTGCAGTCAACAGCGGTGCAGAGATCGAGATCCAGGAGAGTGATTCCACCACAGGTATGACAGCAGCTATGGATGGAACCTGTGATATTGGTATGGCTTCCCGTGAATTAAAAGATTCTGAGACAGAGGGTGGCTTAACAGCAACCGTGATCGCTATGGATGGTATTGCAGTGATCGTAAACAATGACAACCCGACTGCAGATCTTTCCAAAGATACTGTAAAAGGCATCTATACAGGCGAGATCACATCCTGGGATGGCGTTACAGAGTAA
- the pstA gene encoding phosphate ABC transporter permease PstA: MEKHMESEIAAINQQSLKDKIKSYMKHPGSFILLLLVLIAAVLTVGVLVFLVGYILIRGIPYLKPSLFAWTYNSDNVSMLPAMINTLFMTVLALLLSVPFGVGAAIYLVEYAKKGNKLVGIIRVTAETLSGIPSIIYGLFGMLFFVTALKWGYSMMAGAATLAIMVLPVIMRTTEEALLCVPDSFREGSFGLGAGKLRTIFKIVLPSAIPGILSGIILAIGRIVGETAALIYTSGTVANLAGFFDSGRTLAIHMYSLSREGMHTNEAYATAVVLLVVVLIINGVSSLIAKKFEAPKQ, encoded by the coding sequence ATGGAAAAACATATGGAATCTGAGATTGCTGCGATCAATCAGCAGTCTTTGAAAGACAAGATCAAATCATATATGAAACATCCGGGTTCATTCATATTGCTGCTTTTAGTGCTGATAGCAGCAGTGCTGACCGTAGGCGTTTTAGTGTTTCTGGTGGGGTATATTTTAATCCGCGGTATCCCGTACTTAAAACCATCGCTGTTTGCATGGACATATAACTCAGATAACGTGTCAATGCTTCCGGCAATGATCAATACACTGTTTATGACAGTGCTGGCACTTTTGTTATCCGTGCCGTTTGGCGTAGGTGCAGCGATCTACCTTGTAGAATATGCAAAAAAAGGAAATAAGCTGGTTGGGATCATTCGTGTTACGGCAGAGACGCTGTCCGGTATTCCGTCTATCATTTATGGACTGTTTGGTATGCTGTTTTTTGTGACTGCATTAAAGTGGGGGTATTCGATGATGGCAGGTGCTGCAACACTCGCGATCATGGTACTCCCGGTCATCATGAGAACGACGGAGGAAGCACTTTTGTGTGTCCCTGATTCATTTCGCGAAGGAAGTTTCGGACTCGGCGCAGGAAAACTGCGTACCATATTTAAGATCGTACTACCAAGTGCAATTCCGGGTATTTTATCCGGCATCATCTTAGCAATCGGACGAATCGTAGGAGAGACGGCGGCACTTATTTATACATCAGGCACAGTTGCAAATCTTGCGGGATTTTTCGATTCCGGACGTACTTTAGCGATTCACATGTACTCGTTATCGCGTGAGGGTATGCATACAAATGAGGCATATGCGACAGCAGTTGTACTTCTTGTCGTGGTACTAATCATCAACGGGGTATCTTCCCTGATCGCAAAGAAGTTTGAAGCACCGAAGCAGTGA
- a CDS encoding alpha/beta fold hydrolase: MNAAGSLYFADEGYRNWQKNLVEPYLKQYRKYGCFHSYDGAVIFYQQYLNADADTCIVISHGFSEFSEKYNEVIYYFLQQGCSVYILEHRGHGYSEREVSDAQKVYIRNFEDYVKDLDCFMKKMNYRMEQHRILFAHSMGGAIAARYVEEHPKVFERAILSSPMFRMQTGKYPWWVAKMTAAFYVKTKRGDRYAAGQSGFSGRPDFEHSSCISRERYYYIFGQRLENSRYQTNGGTYGWLLASMKATEVLMQKKSLERIKIPVLIFIAGNDHMVDNRAIAVFANHVDTASLVCMPASKHEIFNADYKTRCRYYHEIFDFIMKNRG, encoded by the coding sequence ATGAATGCGGCAGGCAGTCTGTATTTTGCAGACGAAGGATACCGGAACTGGCAAAAAAATCTGGTGGAACCATATTTAAAGCAATATCGGAAATATGGCTGCTTTCACAGTTATGACGGGGCAGTCATTTTTTATCAGCAGTATCTTAATGCAGATGCAGACACCTGTATTGTGATCTCACACGGATTCAGCGAGTTTTCGGAAAAATATAACGAGGTTATTTATTATTTCTTACAGCAGGGCTGTTCTGTTTATATCTTAGAACATCGTGGGCATGGTTATTCAGAACGTGAAGTCTCAGATGCACAGAAAGTATATATCCGCAATTTTGAAGATTATGTAAAAGACTTAGACTGCTTTATGAAGAAAATGAATTACCGGATGGAGCAGCACAGGATTCTTTTTGCACATTCTATGGGTGGTGCGATCGCAGCGCGGTATGTTGAGGAACATCCGAAAGTATTTGAACGAGCAATCCTTTCCTCACCGATGTTTCGGATGCAGACTGGAAAATATCCGTGGTGGGTAGCAAAAATGACGGCAGCTTTTTATGTGAAAACAAAAAGAGGTGATCGTTATGCTGCAGGACAGAGCGGATTTTCCGGCAGACCGGATTTTGAGCATAGCAGCTGCATTTCAAGAGAACGCTATTACTATATTTTTGGACAAAGACTGGAAAATTCCAGGTACCAGACGAATGGAGGTACATATGGATGGCTTCTGGCATCGATGAAGGCAACAGAGGTACTGATGCAAAAAAAGAGTTTAGAGCGCATTAAGATCCCTGTTTTGATCTTTATAGCAGGAAACGATCATATGGTAGATAATCGTGCGATCGCAGTTTTTGCAAATCATGTGGATACAGCTTCATTGGTCTGTATGCCGGCATCCAAACATGAAATTTTTAATGCAGATTATAAAACAAGATGCAGATATTATCATGAAATTTTTGATTTTATCATGAAGAATCGAGGTTAG
- a CDS encoding GTP pyrophosphokinase yields the protein MPKKDSKKQKKRIGIKENLAGADTLLMEKQLKEQIEAPMVRISYTYAMDVVQAKLKMINADLTEQFGRQVIRTMTGRIKQTDSIVKKLMRKGREVTFQAAVDTLNDIAGIRVVCFFCDDIYRVADYIKKQKDIKLLKEKDYVKNPKKSGYQSIHLIVGVPVTYLEKTTEVRVEIQIRSFAMDYWAELDNQMCYKKNAGQIENVEQATKNYSDVIAKVDNQMLELRRQIEKM from the coding sequence TTGCCGAAGAAAGATTCTAAAAAACAGAAAAAACGCATAGGAATAAAAGAGAATTTAGCGGGAGCAGATACCTTGCTCATGGAAAAACAATTAAAAGAACAGATTGAAGCACCTATGGTACGGATTTCTTATACATATGCGATGGATGTGGTGCAGGCAAAATTAAAAATGATCAATGCGGACCTGACAGAGCAATTTGGCCGTCAGGTTATTCGTACTATGACGGGACGGATCAAGCAGACAGACAGTATTGTGAAAAAACTGATGCGGAAGGGAAGAGAGGTAACGTTTCAGGCAGCGGTAGATACTTTAAACGATATTGCCGGAATCCGTGTCGTCTGTTTTTTCTGTGATGATATTTACCGCGTGGCGGATTATATAAAGAAACAGAAGGACATTAAACTGCTCAAAGAGAAGGATTATGTAAAAAATCCCAAAAAAAGCGGTTATCAGAGCATCCATCTGATCGTGGGTGTTCCTGTTACTTATCTGGAAAAAACAACAGAGGTGCGGGTGGAGATACAGATCCGTTCGTTTGCCATGGACTACTGGGCAGAACTGGATAACCAGATGTGCTACAAGAAAAATGCAGGACAGATTGAAAATGTGGAGCAGGCAACAAAAAATTATTCTGATGTGATCGCAAAAGTAGATAACCAGATGTTAGAACTGCGCAGACAGATCGAGAAGATGTAA
- a CDS encoding glycerophosphodiester phosphodiesterase: MERTLVWGHRGASGYAPENTMTAFEKAVELGADGIELDVQLTKDGELVVIHDETIDRVSGGSGWVKDFTYAKLIKHNFNRTHPEYEHAQIPTLEEVYALIKPTDLTINVEIKTGVVFYPEIEERVLDLTERMGLTERVIFSSFNHYSIQKIKEINPQAKTGMLYEDGIVNPVSYASYVVGADALHPALYNIQYEGFMEECRRQKKKVHVWTVNEEKYMRLVCAARADAMITNYPDRGKKIAEEYSDGKLTPELVKLLKHKEMAAL; this comes from the coding sequence ATGGAAAGAACACTCGTGTGGGGACACCGTGGTGCGAGCGGATATGCACCGGAAAATACAATGACAGCTTTTGAGAAAGCGGTGGAGCTTGGCGCAGACGGGATCGAGCTGGATGTGCAGCTTACGAAAGACGGAGAACTTGTTGTCATCCACGATGAAACGATTGACCGTGTGAGCGGTGGAAGCGGCTGGGTAAAAGATTTTACTTATGCGAAGTTGATAAAGCATAATTTCAACCGCACGCATCCGGAATATGAGCATGCACAGATTCCCACATTAGAGGAAGTATATGCGTTGATAAAGCCAACAGATCTGACAATTAATGTGGAAATCAAGACAGGTGTTGTATTTTATCCGGAAATTGAGGAGCGGGTATTAGACCTCACAGAGCGTATGGGACTGACGGAACGTGTGATTTTTTCTTCATTTAATCATTATTCCATACAAAAAATCAAGGAGATTAATCCACAGGCGAAGACCGGAATGCTTTATGAAGACGGGATTGTCAATCCGGTCAGTTATGCATCTTATGTGGTAGGCGCAGATGCACTGCATCCGGCACTTTATAATATTCAGTATGAAGGATTTATGGAAGAGTGCAGGAGGCAGAAAAAGAAAGTCCATGTATGGACTGTAAATGAGGAAAAATATATGCGGCTTGTCTGTGCGGCACGTGCCGATGCAATGATCACAAATTACCCGGACCGTGGCAAAAAAATTGCGGAAGAGTACAGTGATGGGAAATTGACACCGGAGCTGGTGAAATTGTTGAAGCATAAAGAAATGGCGGCGTTATGA
- a CDS encoding DMT family transporter, translating to MRIKMREKQLDKESMKGTIYVLLSAVCFSTGGVLIKSIPWSSITIQGIRSIFSFMLIASYMVITKRKFVWNKTVLFGAVCNTVMALTFVSATKMTTAANAIVLQFTEPIFVILLMWILYKKKPKKAAVIACAVVFAGILCFFLDSLSAGGMAGNLLAVFSGFTYALVMMMKGFPGADFESSLLASHVMSLCIGLPSFLGETDHSAKAWICIILLGVIQFGLSYIFLSRGLDCVSPVTASLTSTLEPILNPILVAIFCGETIGRTAFIGAALVIGAAACYNVYEAAHKD from the coding sequence ATGAGGATTAAAATGCGGGAAAAACAGTTAGATAAAGAAAGTATGAAAGGAACCATTTATGTGCTGCTCTCTGCAGTATGTTTCAGTACAGGAGGCGTTCTGATAAAGTCGATTCCGTGGAGTTCCATTACGATCCAGGGAATCCGCAGTATTTTTTCATTTATGCTGATCGCCTCTTATATGGTGATCACAAAACGAAAATTTGTATGGAATAAGACGGTACTGTTTGGTGCTGTCTGCAATACAGTTATGGCACTGACATTTGTCTCCGCGACAAAGATGACAACGGCGGCAAATGCGATCGTGCTCCAATTTACAGAGCCGATCTTTGTGATCCTGCTGATGTGGATATTATATAAGAAGAAACCGAAAAAGGCGGCAGTGATCGCGTGCGCGGTCGTGTTCGCAGGGATATTGTGTTTCTTTTTAGATTCCTTAAGTGCCGGTGGAATGGCAGGAAATCTGCTTGCTGTATTTTCAGGATTTACCTATGCATTGGTTATGATGATGAAAGGTTTTCCTGGCGCTGATTTTGAGTCATCACTTTTAGCATCCCATGTTATGAGCCTCTGCATTGGACTGCCGTCGTTTTTAGGGGAGACCGATCATTCTGCGAAGGCATGGATCTGCATTATCCTTCTCGGTGTGATCCAGTTTGGATTATCCTACATCTTTTTATCGAGGGGCTTAGATTGTGTTTCACCGGTTACGGCATCCTTAACTTCTACATTAGAGCCGATCTTGAACCCGATTCTTGTTGCGATCTTTTGCGGAGAGACGATCGGACGCACGGCGTTTATCGGGGCTGCGCTCGTGATCGGGGCTGCGGCATGCTACAATGTTTATGAGGCGGCGCATAAGGATTAG
- the pstB gene encoding phosphate ABC transporter ATP-binding protein PstB, whose translation MSEKFKISNLDLYYGDFHALKDINMSIGSNEITAFIGPSGCGKSTFLKSLNRMNDLVEGCKITGSVLLDGEDIYNGMDVNLLRRRVGMVFQKPNPFPMSIYDNIAYGPRTHGIRSKAKLDEIVEKSLRDAAIWDEVKDRLKKSALGMSGGQQQRLCIARALAVNPEVILMDEPTSALDPISTSKIEDLVIELKKQYTIIMVTHNMQQAVRVSDKTVFFLLGEVIEAGDTERLFSVPQDKRTEDYITGRFG comes from the coding sequence ATGTCAGAAAAATTTAAAATTTCAAACCTTGATTTATATTATGGTGATTTTCATGCATTAAAAGATATCAATATGTCGATCGGCTCGAATGAAATTACCGCTTTTATCGGACCGAGCGGCTGCGGAAAATCCACCTTTTTAAAAAGTTTAAACAGAATGAATGATTTAGTGGAAGGATGTAAGATCACCGGAAGCGTCCTTTTGGATGGAGAAGATATTTACAATGGCATGGACGTCAATCTTTTAAGAAGGCGTGTCGGGATGGTATTCCAGAAACCAAATCCGTTTCCAATGAGCATTTATGACAATATTGCCTATGGACCGAGAACACACGGTATCCGTTCCAAGGCAAAATTAGACGAGATTGTGGAAAAATCCCTGCGGGATGCAGCAATCTGGGATGAAGTCAAAGACAGACTGAAAAAAAGTGCACTTGGTATGTCCGGTGGACAGCAGCAGAGACTCTGTATTGCAAGGGCACTTGCAGTCAATCCGGAAGTTATCTTAATGGATGAGCCGACTTCTGCGCTTGATCCTATTTCAACATCAAAGATCGAGGATCTTGTCATTGAACTGAAAAAACAGTATACGATCATTATGGTAACGCATAACATGCAGCAGGCAGTCCGTGTATCGGATAAGACGGTATTTTTCCTTTTAGGAGAAGTCATTGAAGCTGGTGATACAGAGCGGTTATTCTCAGTTCCGCAGGATAAGAGAACAGAGGATTACATTACCGGACGTTTTGGATGA
- a CDS encoding SLC13 family permease, translating into MKEKIIAFVKKETVLTVAAILAVISAFFVHPDQQYVNYIDFRVLGILLSLMIIMAGVQNNGIFDEIGRRLLAHTKNTAQLAFVLVFLCFFSSMVITNDVALLTFVPFALLTLQKCGQERLMVPVIVLQTIAANLGSMLTPIGNPQNLYLYNLSGMNVGEFIVFMLPYTVISGVLLALTIFVLSARKRKIRLTDCHFSEEKKEMNKKLTVMYVVLFVMALLVVARILPYYILLAAVVLAVFLADRKVLAQVDYCLIVTFIAFFIFTGNIGRLPVFQKTLQTLVNGRELFVGLVASQVISNVPAALLLSGFSSDLKQLLLGVNLGGLGTLIASMASLISYKIYAHNYNRTKGYYLLWFHLANIIFLAVLVLPALVMR; encoded by the coding sequence ATGAAAGAAAAAATCATAGCATTTGTAAAAAAAGAAACAGTGCTGACCGTTGCAGCAATTTTAGCGGTAATATCCGCTTTTTTTGTGCATCCGGATCAGCAGTATGTGAATTATATTGATTTTCGTGTACTGGGAATATTGCTTTCACTGATGATCATTATGGCGGGGGTACAGAATAACGGGATTTTTGATGAAATCGGGCGGAGGCTTTTAGCGCATACGAAAAATACAGCCCAGCTGGCATTTGTGCTTGTTTTTTTGTGTTTTTTTTCCAGTATGGTCATTACAAATGATGTTGCGCTTCTGACGTTTGTTCCGTTTGCACTTCTGACTTTGCAAAAATGCGGTCAGGAGCGTCTTATGGTTCCGGTCATCGTACTTCAGACGATAGCAGCAAATCTTGGCAGTATGCTGACACCGATCGGAAATCCACAGAATCTGTATCTTTATAATCTCTCCGGAATGAATGTCGGGGAATTTATCGTATTTATGCTTCCATATACCGTTATTTCCGGTGTACTGCTTGCACTGACTATTTTTGTTTTAAGTGCGAGAAAAAGGAAGATCAGACTGACCGACTGCCATTTTTCGGAAGAGAAAAAGGAAATGAACAAAAAGCTGACGGTCATGTATGTGGTTTTATTTGTGATGGCACTTCTTGTTGTGGCAAGAATTCTGCCATATTATATTTTGCTTGCGGCAGTGGTTTTAGCGGTATTTCTGGCAGATAGAAAGGTGCTTGCACAGGTGGACTATTGTCTGATCGTTACCTTTATCGCTTTCTTTATTTTTACCGGAAATATCGGACGGCTGCCGGTGTTTCAGAAAACATTGCAGACATTGGTAAATGGAAGGGAGCTTTTCGTTGGACTTGTGGCAAGCCAGGTGATCAGTAATGTCCCGGCGGCATTGTTGTTATCTGGATTTTCAAGTGATTTAAAGCAGCTTTTACTGGGCGTGAATTTAGGAGGGCTTGGTACACTGATCGCTTCCATGGCGAGTCTGATCTCCTATAAGATCTATGCACATAATTATAACCGAACAAAGGGGTATTATCTGTTGTGGTTTCATCTGGCAAATATCATATTCCTTGCTGTGCTTGTGCTGCCCGCACTGGTAATGAGGTGA
- the phoU gene encoding phosphate signaling complex protein PhoU, producing the protein MRNRFDRQLQTLNDELIEMGGLIEQAIEMACSALVKQDVEKAEKAISFDEEIDHQERDIESLCMKLLLQQQPVAKDLRLISAALKMITDMERIGDHASDISEMTILMADASYETGDPINLDLIKAMAKETTNMVIKSVDAFVQKDMDLAHWVIKEDDVVDDLFNQFKQQLIKKINENVKNGEQATDMLMVAKYFERIGDHATNIAEWVIYSITGQHEN; encoded by the coding sequence ATGAGAAACAGGTTTGACAGACAGCTTCAGACATTGAATGACGAATTAATAGAAATGGGAGGCTTGATCGAGCAGGCAATCGAGATGGCATGTTCTGCACTTGTGAAACAGGATGTGGAAAAAGCGGAAAAAGCGATCAGCTTTGATGAGGAGATCGATCATCAGGAGCGGGATATTGAAAGTCTTTGTATGAAATTATTACTGCAGCAGCAGCCGGTAGCAAAAGATCTGCGCCTGATCTCTGCAGCACTTAAAATGATCACAGATATGGAGCGTATCGGAGATCATGCATCCGATATTTCGGAGATGACGATCTTAATGGCAGATGCATCCTATGAAACCGGTGATCCGATCAATCTTGACCTTATCAAGGCAATGGCAAAAGAGACAACAAATATGGTGATCAAGAGTGTGGATGCATTCGTGCAGAAAGACATGGATTTAGCACACTGGGTCATCAAAGAAGATGATGTGGTGGATGATCTGTTCAACCAGTTCAAACAGCAGCTTATCAAAAAGATCAATGAAAATGTAAAAAATGGTGAACAGGCAACGGATATGCTGATGGTTGCAAAATATTTTGAGCGTATCGGAGACCATGCGACCAATATTGCGGAGTGGGTAATCTATTCCATTACCGGGCAGCATGAAAATTAA